In Neobacillus endophyticus, a single window of DNA contains:
- a CDS encoding DUF3231 family protein, which yields METDHSIRLTSGEIASLWTTYMSDSMAICVIKHALDKVEDTEIRAVLELALNLSQSHVDKIKQIFIDEGFPVPHGFTDEDVDLKAPRLFSDSFWLMYINKMSINGLTAYAVALTTATRADIRDFYTHVNDSTMELYNKSLNVKLSKGLFVRPPYISTPEKIDFVKKQSFLTGWFGERRPINAVEISHIDFNIKKSILKEAIMLGFAQVSQSKEVRNFISRARDLSSKHIEIFRTILTDNNLPSPSSWESEVTNSTIAPFSDKLMLFHTQLLVNYAIGYYGASLAGSFRRDLAVKVTQVIGEDLLLVEDGVNIMIDRGWLEQTPQADDRDELIKK from the coding sequence TTGGAAACAGATCACAGTATTAGACTTACATCTGGTGAAATTGCGAGTTTATGGACGACATACATGAGTGATAGCATGGCAATATGCGTGATTAAACATGCTTTAGATAAGGTAGAAGATACAGAAATTCGTGCTGTTTTGGAATTAGCTTTAAATTTATCCCAAAGCCATGTGGATAAAATTAAACAAATTTTTATTGATGAAGGCTTCCCTGTTCCACACGGTTTTACAGATGAAGATGTAGACCTTAAGGCACCTCGTTTGTTTTCAGATTCTTTTTGGTTAATGTACATCAACAAAATGTCTATTAACGGTTTGACTGCTTATGCTGTGGCATTGACTACTGCAACACGTGCTGACATTCGTGATTTTTATACTCATGTTAATGATTCAACTATGGAACTTTATAACAAGTCACTTAATGTTAAACTATCCAAAGGACTCTTTGTAAGACCACCTTACATTTCTACACCAGAAAAAATTGATTTTGTAAAGAAGCAAAGTTTTTTGACAGGGTGGTTTGGAGAACGTAGACCAATCAATGCTGTGGAAATTAGTCATATTGACTTTAACATAAAAAAAAGTATTTTAAAGGAAGCAATTATGCTTGGATTTGCTCAAGTAAGCCAGTCAAAGGAAGTAAGGAATTTTATATCACGAGCAAGAGACCTTTCTTCAAAACACATTGAGATTTTCCGTACAATATTAACTGATAACAATCTACCGTCTCCTTCATCTTGGGAATCAGAGGTAACAAATTCCACCATTGCACCCTTTTCGGATAAGTTAATGTTGTTTCATACGCAATTATTGGTGAATTATGCCATAGGTTATTATGGCGCTAGTTTGGCTGGGTCTTTTCGGAGAGATTTAGCAGTTAAGGTAACTCAAGTAATCGGAGAAGACTTGTTACTTGTTGAAGATGGAGTAAATATCATGATTGATCGTGGTTGGCTGGAACAAACACCACAAGCAGATGATAGGGACGAGCTCATAAAGAAATAG
- a CDS encoding Tn3 family transposase: MASIERTAYPRFKRNLTKKELHQIYTPTIEETQFVHSFARGSEFLLKAMVLLKTFQKLGYFPKSDAIPKGIIEHIRDCLSLSLDTPLDIQPSRVTRKYQQKIREYFHVIPNGKETRPIMIKILTEAAKVKDHPPDLINIAIEELVKNRCELPSFRVLDELTGQIRRAVNEDLFQLVFNRLSSEQIHSFNELLIRSTNQHYSDYNRFKTLPKKPTLKNLRDHIDYFIWLQSYGDMTLSLEGISPSKIKYFAAEAKSLDAAELKDYSEPKRITLLISLIHQSQVKTKDHLAEMYQKRIGTIHNSSKEDYKDMREQKQNELENLISIFNDVLLVMASENDDAVSHEKVKETIASYGSVQTLLDKCEAVASIRGNNYYPFIQKHYKNSRSILFKLADLLQFTSTSQDQSLMYALEFVMENRNKRTDRLPDEVDLSFASDQWRRMVRVKQRVGGWLIHRRHLEACVLSCIATELKSGDICVPGSESYADYRKQLLPWEECKPLISEYCRELGFPDNEVDFVKGLKSWMIESSKQIDRDFPDNEHVSINEVGEPILKKVKKREYKKSLKELEALIKERLPERNLIDILCNVEHWINWTRHFGPSSGSDPKLKNPRERYILTTFAYGCNLGPIQAARHMRADVTGSALSYTNQRHITARKIDQALKDIINHYHYEFDLPKLWGKGESAAADGTKYDIYEENLLAEYHIRYGGYGGIAYHHVSDNYIALFSHFIPCGVWEAVYILDGLLKNESDMQPDTIHADTQGQSTPVFGLSHLLGIKLMPRIRNFKQLTFFRPSTDIKYKHIDSLFSDTIDWDLIELHWKDLLRVVLSIKHGKISSAMLLRRLGNYSQKNKLYQAFRELGRVVRTVFLLQYISDIELRRTITATTNKAEAYNGFSKWLFFGGHGIIAENDPEQQEKFIKYGDLVANAVIFQNVVDMTTVIRQLRKEGHFVDPDDLSALSPYLMEHIKRFGDYVIDLEEPPQPLDGKLGLVLKTA; encoded by the coding sequence ATGGCATCGATTGAGAGAACAGCGTATCCTCGATTTAAACGTAACCTGACGAAAAAAGAACTGCATCAAATCTATACACCAACTATAGAAGAAACCCAATTTGTTCATTCCTTTGCACGGGGATCAGAATTTTTGCTGAAAGCCATGGTGCTGCTGAAAACATTTCAGAAATTAGGATACTTTCCAAAGAGTGACGCCATCCCGAAAGGGATCATTGAACATATTCGAGATTGCTTAAGCTTATCTCTAGATACTCCATTGGATATCCAACCGTCTCGAGTTACCCGTAAATATCAACAAAAGATCAGAGAGTATTTTCATGTCATACCGAACGGAAAAGAAACACGTCCTATCATGATAAAAATCTTAACCGAAGCAGCTAAGGTGAAAGATCATCCTCCTGATCTAATTAATATCGCTATTGAAGAGCTAGTTAAAAATCGATGCGAGTTACCGAGTTTCCGTGTCCTAGATGAGTTAACTGGGCAAATTCGCAGGGCAGTAAATGAGGATCTGTTCCAACTGGTATTCAATAGGCTGTCTAGTGAACAGATACACTCTTTCAATGAATTGCTTATAAGAAGCACGAACCAACATTACAGTGACTACAATCGGTTTAAAACCCTACCCAAAAAGCCAACTTTGAAAAATCTAAGGGATCATATCGACTATTTTATTTGGCTTCAATCTTACGGTGATATGACACTCTCTTTGGAGGGAATTTCACCATCTAAGATTAAATATTTTGCAGCTGAAGCCAAATCACTAGATGCAGCCGAATTAAAAGATTACTCCGAACCGAAGCGAATCACTCTTCTCATCAGTTTAATCCATCAATCCCAAGTAAAAACCAAAGATCACTTGGCTGAAATGTATCAAAAAAGGATTGGAACCATACATAACTCCAGCAAAGAAGATTATAAGGATATGAGGGAACAGAAGCAAAATGAACTAGAAAATCTAATTTCAATTTTTAACGACGTCTTGCTGGTCATGGCGAGTGAGAATGATGATGCTGTTAGTCATGAGAAAGTAAAAGAAACCATCGCCTCTTATGGAAGTGTCCAGACATTGTTGGATAAATGTGAAGCAGTTGCTTCAATTAGAGGAAATAACTATTACCCTTTCATCCAAAAACATTATAAAAATAGTCGGTCTATTCTTTTCAAGCTGGCTGATCTATTACAGTTTACATCTACCTCTCAAGATCAATCCTTAATGTATGCGCTTGAATTTGTGATGGAAAACAGGAACAAGCGCACGGATAGGCTGCCTGATGAAGTGGATCTCTCTTTTGCCTCTGATCAATGGCGCAGGATGGTTCGTGTAAAACAAAGGGTTGGAGGTTGGCTCATTCATCGCCGGCACTTGGAAGCTTGTGTCTTATCTTGTATTGCAACAGAACTAAAATCTGGCGATATTTGTGTCCCAGGGTCCGAATCTTATGCTGACTATCGAAAACAATTGTTACCTTGGGAAGAATGTAAACCTTTAATATCGGAATACTGTCGTGAATTAGGTTTCCCTGATAATGAGGTAGACTTTGTGAAGGGATTGAAATCATGGATGATTGAGTCCTCGAAACAAATTGATCGGGACTTTCCCGATAATGAGCACGTGAGCATTAACGAAGTCGGTGAGCCAATTTTGAAGAAAGTGAAGAAACGAGAATACAAAAAGTCATTAAAAGAATTAGAAGCGTTGATTAAGGAGCGTCTCCCTGAAAGAAATTTGATCGATATCTTGTGCAATGTAGAACACTGGATTAATTGGACACGTCATTTCGGGCCATCTTCCGGTTCCGATCCAAAGCTTAAAAATCCACGTGAGCGATACATATTGACTACTTTTGCTTATGGATGCAATTTAGGACCTATTCAGGCAGCTCGGCATATGCGAGCAGATGTGACCGGTAGTGCCCTATCCTATACAAATCAAAGGCATATTACGGCGAGAAAGATTGACCAAGCTTTGAAGGATATCATAAACCATTATCATTATGAGTTTGATTTACCTAAGCTATGGGGAAAAGGGGAATCTGCTGCAGCAGATGGAACCAAATATGATATTTATGAGGAAAATCTATTGGCTGAATACCATATTAGATATGGAGGTTATGGTGGGATTGCGTACCATCATGTATCTGACAACTACATTGCTCTTTTCAGCCATTTCATCCCTTGTGGGGTATGGGAAGCCGTTTATATCCTTGATGGTTTGCTGAAAAACGAGTCAGATATGCAACCAGACACTATTCATGCTGACACACAAGGTCAATCTACCCCAGTATTTGGCTTATCTCATCTGCTGGGTATCAAACTGATGCCGAGAATTCGAAATTTCAAACAGCTCACTTTTTTCCGTCCTAGTACTGACATAAAATATAAGCACATCGATTCTCTTTTTAGTGATACGATCGACTGGGATTTAATCGAATTACATTGGAAGGATCTTTTACGAGTGGTTTTGTCCATTAAGCATGGGAAAATCTCTTCTGCTATGTTACTAAGAAGGCTTGGAAATTACAGCCAAAAAAACAAGCTCTATCAGGCATTTAGAGAACTGGGACGTGTCGTGCGCACAGTTTTCTTACTGCAGTACATTTCTGATATTGAGTTGCGCAGGACAATCACTGCTACTACTAATAAAGCAGAGGCTTACAACGGATTTTCCAAATGGTTGTTCTTTGGTGGACATGGAATTATTGCTGAAAATGATCCTGAGCAACAAGAAAAGTTTATTAAGTATGGAGACCTGGTTGCAAATGCGGTTATTTTTCAAAACGTTGTGGATATGACCACAGTGATCCGGCAGTTAAGGAAAGAAGGACATTTCGTTGATCCAGACGATCTAAGTGCACTAAGTCCCTATCTTATGGAACATATCAAACGATTTGGCGATTACGTCATTGATTTAGAAGAACCACCTCAACCTTTAGATGGAAAGCTAGGATTAGTGCTTAAAACAGCTTAA
- a CDS encoding MarR family winged helix-turn-helix transcriptional regulator, with protein sequence MEIELNKQAVLTIRGLYFCIVEQWACINKVHGISSAQQHLLFILSTHEKPLTISEISNLGCWHLSTVSRLLQPLIRENFVTVQKCKTKYKYVSITDQGFEKLKEIAKQVFPLKEFPFDFSDIELEEVQIFIEIGLKILKNFKGEEFLTWVKKPHFQEYQSS encoded by the coding sequence ATGGAAATTGAGTTGAATAAACAAGCCGTTTTAACTATTCGTGGTTTGTATTTTTGTATTGTGGAACAGTGGGCATGTATTAACAAAGTACATGGTATTTCTTCAGCTCAGCAACATCTCTTATTCATTTTATCTACACATGAAAAACCACTAACAATTAGTGAGATAAGCAATTTAGGTTGTTGGCACTTATCTACAGTAAGTCGACTGCTACAACCCTTGATAAGAGAGAATTTTGTTACTGTACAAAAATGTAAAACGAAATACAAATATGTATCAATTACTGATCAAGGCTTCGAAAAGTTAAAGGAAATTGCAAAGCAAGTTTTTCCACTGAAGGAATTTCCGTTTGATTTTTCAGATATTGAACTAGAAGAAGTTCAAATATTTATTGAAATAGGGTTGAAAATATTAAAAAATTTTAAGGGTGAGGAATTTTTAACTTGGGTTAAAAAACCCCACTTCCAAGAGTATCAGTCGTCCTAG
- a CDS encoding TetR-like C-terminal domain-containing protein: MSKVDRRVARTQEAIKKAFLELISEKNFDSITIQDISDRANINRATVYLHYMDKFDLLDKIIEEHISNMARLCELEAEMDWIEATVLCMEYLESNYLFFSTMMVSEGAPYFRSRFVQHNIEEFKKDVDVTKGKNLGQNEDIVAEFVANAYVGVVEWWLKNGMPYPPQEMAKRVGNLLDRII, encoded by the coding sequence ATGTCAAAAGTTGATAGAAGGGTTGCTAGAACTCAAGAAGCAATAAAAAAGGCATTTCTTGAATTGATTTCAGAAAAAAATTTCGATAGCATTACCATTCAGGATATTTCTGACAGGGCAAATATTAATCGTGCAACTGTTTATCTTCATTACATGGATAAATTTGATCTGTTGGATAAGATTATCGAAGAACATATTAGTAACATGGCTAGACTTTGTGAGTTGGAAGCTGAAATGGATTGGATTGAAGCGACCGTACTCTGCATGGAATATCTTGAAAGTAATTATTTATTTTTTTCGACGATGATGGTAAGTGAAGGAGCTCCGTATTTTCGTAGCCGGTTTGTTCAACATAATATCGAAGAATTCAAAAAAGACGTAGATGTAACAAAAGGCAAAAACCTCGGTCAAAATGAAGATATAGTTGCAGAATTTGTTGCAAATGCTTACGTGGGTGTAGTGGAATGGTGGCTAAAAAATGGCATGCCTTATCCACCGCAGGAAATGGCAAAAAGAGTGGGGAATTTATTAGATAGGATTATATAG
- the mntA gene encoding type VII toxin-antitoxin system MntA family adenylyltransferase antitoxin — translation MSENLEQIIVEILNKQVSPFLIYLFGSTATGNLHKDSDVDVAFQSNDKILDKYELFMIAQEIASKLNRDVDLIDLRLASTVFQAQVVHTGKVIYCSDHLKKAEYELKTLKMYTKLNEERSHILKNVEESGSIYEK, via the coding sequence ATGAGTGAAAATCTGGAACAAATCATTGTAGAAATATTAAATAAGCAAGTATCTCCATTTTTAATTTATTTATTTGGCTCCACTGCTACTGGTAACTTACATAAAGATAGTGACGTCGATGTTGCTTTTCAAAGCAACGATAAAATATTAGACAAATATGAGTTATTTATGATTGCCCAAGAAATAGCTTCAAAACTGAATCGTGATGTTGACCTGATTGATCTAAGATTGGCAAGCACGGTTTTCCAAGCCCAAGTGGTTCATACTGGAAAAGTAATTTATTGTAGTGATCATCTTAAAAAAGCCGAATATGAGCTAAAAACATTAAAAATGTATACCAAATTAAACGAAGAACGTTCTCATATATTAAAAAATGTTGAAGAAAGTGGGTCCATCTATGAAAAATGA
- the istB gene encoding IS21-like element helper ATPase IstB, translating into MLNDQMLSKLQEMKLIGMAEAYKEQSLNKEYKSMSFEDRFSLLIDLEYSRRKSNNLNRLIKNATFSDSKACIEDIEYFEDRKLKKELILKLASGLYIQDHHNIILKGPTGSGKTFMACAFGVSACRQFYNVKYIRLPELLDELSLAKLAADGSYRKLIKKYTKTDVLILDEWLLTELSKDEANILLEITETRHKSSSTIYCSQIDPSGWHMKLGNGTIAEAILDRIIHDSYQFLLDGEISMRERHGLGRNV; encoded by the coding sequence ATGTTAAATGATCAAATGTTATCCAAACTACAAGAAATGAAATTAATCGGGATGGCTGAAGCTTACAAGGAGCAGTCTCTAAATAAAGAATACAAGTCCATGAGTTTCGAAGATCGTTTCTCTCTGCTAATTGATTTAGAGTATTCTCGTCGCAAAAGCAATAATTTGAATCGATTAATTAAAAATGCCACATTTTCGGACTCAAAAGCATGTATTGAAGATATTGAGTATTTTGAGGACCGCAAATTGAAAAAGGAACTCATTTTGAAGTTAGCCAGTGGCCTTTATATCCAAGACCATCATAATATCATATTGAAAGGACCTACTGGATCAGGGAAAACCTTTATGGCTTGTGCTTTTGGTGTATCGGCATGTCGTCAATTTTATAATGTAAAGTATATTCGATTACCTGAATTACTGGATGAATTGTCTCTGGCAAAATTGGCTGCCGATGGCAGCTATCGTAAGTTGATCAAGAAATATACAAAAACAGATGTGCTCATTCTTGATGAATGGTTGCTTACGGAACTATCAAAGGATGAAGCAAATATCCTGTTGGAGATCACCGAAACCCGGCACAAATCCTCCTCCACCATTTACTGTTCACAAATTGATCCTAGTGGATGGCACATGAAATTAGGAAATGGCACCATTGCGGAAGCCATTCTAGACCGTATTATCCATGATTCTTATCAATTCTTATTAGACGGTGAAATCTCCATGCGAGAACGTCATGGATTAGGAAGAAATGTCTAA
- a CDS encoding SDR family oxidoreductase has product MTIENKVVIITGASSGIGEATAKLLASKGAKIVLGARREDKLKTLTEEIQKAGGQAAYRVTDVVNPDDSQQLVQLAKDTFGRVDVIFLNAGIMPNSSLSELKTDEWNSMVDVNIKGVLNGIAAVLPTFTSQKSGHIITTSSVAGLKAYPGGAVYGATKWAVRDLMEVLRMESAQEGTNIRTATIYPAAINTELLGTITDKNVSEGMTALYEQYGISPDRVANVVAFAIDQPEDTNINEFTIGPTSQPW; this is encoded by the coding sequence ATGACAATTGAAAACAAGGTAGTAATAATCACTGGAGCTTCATCTGGAATTGGTGAAGCAACTGCAAAATTATTGGCAAGTAAAGGTGCTAAAATTGTTTTGGGCGCTCGTCGCGAAGACAAATTAAAAACATTGACTGAGGAAATTCAAAAAGCTGGTGGACAAGCTGCTTATCGCGTCACAGATGTTGTTAATCCAGATGATAGTCAGCAGCTTGTTCAACTAGCTAAAGACACTTTTGGTCGTGTCGATGTAATCTTCTTGAACGCTGGAATAATGCCTAATTCATCACTTTCCGAATTAAAAACTGACGAGTGGAACAGTATGGTTGACGTCAATATTAAAGGTGTATTGAATGGTATCGCTGCAGTATTGCCAACATTTACATCGCAAAAGTCTGGACATATCATCACTACTTCATCAGTAGCTGGGCTTAAAGCTTACCCAGGAGGTGCTGTTTATGGCGCAACAAAGTGGGCTGTTCGTGATTTAATGGAAGTTTTGCGTATGGAATCTGCCCAAGAAGGTACTAACATCCGCACAGCAACTATTTATCCAGCAGCGATCAACACGGAATTGTTGGGTACGATTACTGATAAGAATGTTTCAGAAGGTATGACTGCGTTGTACGAACAATATGGTATTTCACCTGATCGAGTTGCCAATGTTGTTGCATTCGCGATTGATCAGCCAGAAGATACGAACATTAATGAGTTTACAATTGGACCAACAAGTCAACCTTGGTAA
- a CDS encoding recombinase family protein, giving the protein MSSYVYGYARVSTRQQELARQLDLLKNYNCNEILTEKMTGTKTNRPELNRLKDKLRPRDTVVVESFSRLGRSTKDLIDLVNYFEEHDVKLISLKENFDTSTPQGRLMMTVFQAFSQFERELIVERTKEGLKSARARGRQGGRPKVNSREITKAINLYHTEQYSVKEIVEMTGISRATLYRYLEK; this is encoded by the coding sequence ATGAGTTCATATGTTTATGGATATGCTCGAGTCAGTACTAGGCAACAAGAATTAGCTCGACAACTTGATTTATTGAAAAATTATAATTGCAATGAAATACTAACTGAAAAAATGACAGGAACAAAGACTAATCGCCCTGAATTAAATCGACTGAAGGATAAATTAAGGCCGAGGGATACTGTAGTAGTTGAGAGTTTTTCACGTTTAGGTAGGAGTACGAAAGATTTAATTGATTTAGTTAACTATTTTGAGGAACACGATGTTAAATTAATCAGTTTAAAGGAAAATTTTGACACATCCACACCACAAGGAAGATTAATGATGACGGTGTTTCAAGCGTTTAGTCAGTTTGAACGTGAATTAATTGTAGAACGGACCAAAGAAGGATTAAAAAGCGCCAGAGCGCGTGGAAGACAAGGTGGACGTCCAAAAGTTAATTCAAGGGAGATTACAAAAGCAATCAATCTTTACCACACCGAGCAATATAGTGTGAAAGAAATTGTTGAAATGACTGGAATTAGCAGGGCCACTCTTTATCGCTATTTAGAAAAGTAG
- a CDS encoding SDR family NAD(P)-dependent oxidoreductase — MSKDIEVALVTGGNRGIGYELVKQLALKGLKVILASRDPEMGHKAVQRFKELDLDVSCVVMDVTNQESIRHAAVAINEKYGKLDLLINNAGVYLDKNEKLLAMDPCILEKTMATNFFGIYHVIRSFIPLMEKQGYGRIINLSSEYGAFNEMSYPGVGAYKLSKFALNGLTRLVAAEIRGDIKINAVDPGWVCSDMGGPSAPRTPEQAAEYILWFATIGPEGPNGGFFRDGKRIEW; from the coding sequence ATGTCAAAAGATATAGAAGTTGCACTTGTCACTGGTGGGAATCGAGGAATTGGATATGAGCTAGTCAAGCAGTTGGCGTTAAAAGGTTTGAAGGTCATTTTAGCAAGCCGGGATCCAGAGATGGGTCATAAAGCTGTGCAAAGATTTAAAGAGTTAGATTTGGATGTTTCGTGTGTAGTGATGGATGTCACCAATCAAGAAAGCATCCGTCATGCTGCAGTAGCAATAAATGAAAAGTATGGGAAATTAGACTTATTGATTAATAATGCAGGCGTGTATTTAGATAAGAATGAAAAGTTATTGGCTATGGACCCTTGCATTCTTGAGAAAACAATGGCAACAAATTTCTTTGGAATTTACCATGTGATTCGTTCCTTTATTCCCCTCATGGAAAAACAAGGCTATGGGAGAATTATTAATTTGTCCTCAGAATATGGAGCCTTTAACGAAATGTCATATCCAGGAGTAGGAGCTTATAAGTTGTCTAAATTTGCCCTAAATGGATTGACACGTTTGGTTGCTGCAGAAATCAGAGGTGATATCAAAATAAATGCGGTCGATCCGGGATGGGTGTGCTCCGATATGGGTGGACCATCTGCTCCAAGAACCCCTGAGCAAGCTGCCGAATATATCCTTTGGTTTGCGACGATTGGACCTGAAGGACCAAACGGAGGATTCTTCAGAGATGGAAAACGAATCGAATGGTAG
- the hepT gene encoding type VII toxin-antitoxin system HepT family RNase toxin — protein sequence MKNDVILNKISIIERCIKRIHEEYGSNPENLKNYTKQDSIVLNLQRACEACIDLSMHIVAEKKLGLPQNSRDAFSLLEEEGILPSSLSQKMKAMVGFRNIAVHDYQEINLSILQKILENHLVDFFQFTKTILLY from the coding sequence ATGAAAAATGATGTGATTTTAAATAAAATAAGCATTATTGAGCGATGTATTAAACGAATTCATGAGGAATATGGAAGTAATCCCGAAAACTTAAAAAATTACACTAAACAGGACTCTATAGTGTTGAATTTACAACGAGCGTGTGAAGCATGTATTGATCTTTCCATGCATATAGTCGCTGAGAAAAAACTTGGACTTCCACAAAATAGTCGAGACGCTTTTTCCCTATTAGAAGAAGAAGGAATTCTCCCCTCCTCGCTCTCTCAGAAAATGAAAGCTATGGTGGGGTTCCGAAACATTGCAGTACATGATTATCAAGAGATTAATTTAAGCATTTTACAGAAAATCCTTGAAAATCATTTAGTCGACTTTTTTCAATTTACAAAAACCATTTTGCTTTATTAA
- the xerS gene encoding tyrosine recombinase XerS encodes MAISKQHEKFQNQLEILLKEMPEYVVEYVDAKQDIRSPLTLFNYVRDFRDFFNWLIAEGIANYERIKDIPPETLATLTLDEARNYFKFLARKKYKLSQEDDETKQIDPKTVNRHKSSLRSLFKYLTIEAELQNNEPYFHRNVMQKIEVTKVKETFNERSKKLTEKIFIGDKDLEFLDYIKDGYQHSLSPAQSRYFKRDRERDISILSLFLGTGIRVNELSNLRIKDIDFSSLEISVIRKGNKKDTVSVTPSALEDLQKYLSIRIDRYKAGYGENEFVFLKLYKNEPKPLTNRAIEDIVYKYTKSFDKRMSPHKLRHTYATNLSEQTNGDIPLIMSQLGHTSSEISLLYINTTREKARKAAEALDKRRKRN; translated from the coding sequence ATGGCCATTTCCAAACAACATGAAAAATTCCAGAATCAATTAGAAATTCTACTTAAAGAAATGCCTGAGTATGTGGTGGAATATGTGGATGCCAAACAGGACATCCGTTCCCCCCTCACCCTCTTTAACTACGTTAGGGATTTTCGTGATTTTTTTAATTGGCTTATAGCAGAAGGAATTGCAAATTATGAGCGTATTAAAGATATTCCACCTGAAACCTTAGCTACTCTTACTCTAGATGAGGCAAGGAATTATTTTAAATTTTTGGCTAGGAAAAAATACAAATTATCACAAGAAGACGATGAAACCAAACAAATCGACCCAAAAACAGTTAATCGTCACAAGTCCTCCCTTCGTTCATTATTTAAATACTTAACAATTGAGGCTGAACTTCAAAATAACGAGCCTTATTTCCACCGAAACGTTATGCAAAAAATAGAAGTTACTAAAGTAAAAGAAACTTTTAATGAACGTTCGAAAAAGCTTACTGAAAAGATATTTATTGGAGATAAAGATCTTGAATTTTTAGACTATATAAAGGATGGATATCAGCACTCCCTCTCCCCTGCACAGTCTAGGTACTTTAAACGAGATAGAGAACGAGATATTAGTATACTCTCATTGTTTTTAGGTACTGGTATACGTGTTAATGAATTATCAAATCTTAGAATTAAGGATATTGATTTTTCATCCCTAGAGATAAGTGTAATCCGAAAAGGAAATAAGAAAGATACCGTTTCAGTTACTCCGTCTGCTCTTGAGGACCTTCAAAAGTACCTTTCTATTCGAATTGACAGATATAAAGCTGGATATGGAGAAAACGAGTTTGTATTTCTAAAATTATATAAAAATGAACCTAAACCTCTTACTAATCGTGCTATAGAAGATATTGTTTATAAATACACTAAGTCTTTTGACAAAAGAATGTCTCCGCATAAATTACGACATACTTATGCCACTAACCTATCCGAGCAAACCAATGGAGATATTCCTTTAATTATGTCCCAGCTTGGCCATACTTCATCTGAAATTTCGTTACTTTATATAAATACAACAAGAGAAAAAGCAAGAAAAGCTGCAGAAGCTTTAGATAAGCGTAGAAAAAGGAATTAA